DNA sequence from the Rubinisphaera margarita genome:
CTCGGCCTATCCCTTCGAGAACGTCGACGGTTTCGACCAGAACTGCGTCCGCAATCCGACTCAGCAGCATAGCTTGAACGGCATCGCCGAGTTCATGACTCGCGATCAGAAGCAACCCTTCTGTCTGGTCGTCGCCCTGGTCGAACCGCACGTACCCTGGGTGATGGGCGATGCCAGTCAATACCCGCCCCGCTCCATCAAATTGCCCGCCAACATCGCCGACACGCCTGTGACCCGCAAAGACTTTGGCCGCTACCTGGCCGAGATCACCTACATGGACGGGCAGGTCGGCGAGATTCTCGACGTGCTTGACGAGCATGACCTGAACGACGACACGCTCGTCCTGTTCACCTCCGAACAGGGCTCGCAGTTCCCCGGCTGCAAATGGACCAACTGGGACACCGGCCTGCACACCGCGCTGGTCGCCCGCTGGCCCGGCCAGATTGAAGCCGGCCAGCGAACCGATGCCCTCGTACAATACGCCGACGTCGTCCCGACTCTACTCGAGTTGGCCGGTGGTCAACCAGTCAGCGAAGTCGACGGCTCCAGCTTCGCCAGTGTGCTGCGTGGCGAGAAGAACTCTCATCGCGAATTCGTGTACGGCATTCACAACAATATCCCCGAAGGACCGGCTTATCCGATCCGCACGGTCAGCAACGGCGAATTCCGGTACATCCGCAACCTCACCCCCGGCGAGATCTACATCGAAAAGCATTTGATGGGCAAGCAGAATCGCGGCGAGCTCAACAACCCGTACTGGGCGACCTGGATCTTCACCGCCTGGGAGAAGCCCCGAACGTACAACCTCGTGAAACGCTACATGAACCGCCCGCCCGAAGAGTTCTACCACACATCGTCTGATGCCTACGAAATGGAGAACCTGGCCGATGATTCGCAGTTCGCCGAAGAGAAGAAGAAACTCTCCGCCGAACTCGACCGCTGGCTGAAATCCCAGAACGACCCCGGCATCCCGATGGACACCCACGAAGCCATCCAGGCCGCCAAGGATGGTAAGCACCTGTATTCCTCGCGGGAGGAGTGACAGGATCTGGTTGATTCGCCCTGTCCACCGGGGTGGCCCCGAAAGATTCTTTCGGGGCGGCGCAGCCGTCGGAGGAGTGAGATTTGACGTGTTGTTCCTTCACGTTCCCTCAAGTCGATCTAAGTGGGCGACGTATTCTCAAGCGACGTGAAACTGCAGTCTCCCACGGCTGGGAATGTGGGATCTATTGTGGCGAGGGTTTCGCAGATTTATGCGACCCAGGGAGATTGTCGAGGAATGGTTAGAAGACGCCCGGGGACATCAGTTCCCTCGCCCCCGTGGGGGAGAGGGTTAGGGTGAGGGGGAAATGCGGGTGACAGGCTCCACGGGCCGTTGATTCTCATTTGTATGGAACATCGCTGGTTGATCGCCCCCTCATCCGCCCTTCGGGCACCTTC
Encoded proteins:
- a CDS encoding sulfatase family protein yields the protein MRTVLIFSLAAVTTFFSGIDSASAAPPNILIIMADDCTYNDLPLYGGQNAKTPHIDQFARESLTFNRAYLAEAMCQPCRSELFTGLYPLGNGCAWNHSGSLPETKSLPHHFKPLGYRVGISGKVHVKPDSAYPFENVDGFDQNCVRNPTQQHSLNGIAEFMTRDQKQPFCLVVALVEPHVPWVMGDASQYPPRSIKLPANIADTPVTRKDFGRYLAEITYMDGQVGEILDVLDEHDLNDDTLVLFTSEQGSQFPGCKWTNWDTGLHTALVARWPGQIEAGQRTDALVQYADVVPTLLELAGGQPVSEVDGSSFASVLRGEKNSHREFVYGIHNNIPEGPAYPIRTVSNGEFRYIRNLTPGEIYIEKHLMGKQNRGELNNPYWATWIFTAWEKPRTYNLVKRYMNRPPEEFYHTSSDAYEMENLADDSQFAEEKKKLSAELDRWLKSQNDPGIPMDTHEAIQAAKDGKHLYSSREE